The Pedosphaera parvula Ellin514 genomic sequence GAAACCATCACTGTTACCGTCAAGGAAGTGAACACCGCTCCGACTCTGGCTGTCATTTCAGACCAGACAATCAACGAAGGCAGCACTCTCAGCCTCACTGCCTCTGGCAGTGACAGCGATGTTCCCGCGAACACTTTGACCTACAGTCTTGATCCAGGTGCTCCAACAGGTATGACGATTAACTCTTCATCCGGTGCCATCACCTGGACTCCAACTGAAGCCCAGGGTCCGAACGTCTATCCAATCACAGTGCGTGTGACCGACAACGGCTCACCCAGCCTGTTCGCCACCCAAAACTTCAATGTCACTGTGAATGAAGTGAACACCGCTCCAGTGCTTAGCCTTGGAACGAGCGGCACGATGGTCACACTCATTGATGACTTCGAAACCGAGGATCCTGGGGCTGATAGCGGAACGGTCATGTTCCGTGTGGCAAATTACTCTGGCAGCACGTCGGCCTTCGTCGACCCTGCTGTTACTCCCATGACAGAAGTCTCGACCAATTATCCGGACTTCGATGTGAACACCAGCCTGCAAACACTGCACGTTCAATGGGCCTTCAAGACCGGCACAACGAATCCATGGGTCCGCCTGACCACCTACACAACCAGCGGTTACACCAACACCTATTCCGATCCAAATCCAACCATCGACTTCAGCCAGCGCGTTCGCTTCAAAGTCTGGACTGACAAAGACCTGCGTGTTGGCTTGGGTGTTCGCGAAACAGGAACAGGTGTGCCGGTTGGCGACAACGGCGGCATTACCGGTGCGTTGGAGTGGGTTGGCGTTACCAATAACATCGGCGGTCAGCCACAACCAACTCGCACCGTTACGGCCAGTAACTGGACGACGCTGGAATTCAACATGCCAGCCGAGCCTGTCACTGCCTTCCCTGGTTCCGGAAACGGAGTGCTTGCCTCCGGCAAGGGTGTGCTCGAGCACCTGGTCCTGGTGCCGGCTGGTGGCATGGGGACTTACAACCTCTACCTGGACGATTTTCAGGTCGTGAATATCAGCACCAATTTGATGCTGAACACTCTCGACACTATTACCGTTCAGAACTCCGCCACGGACAGCGACGTGCCGGCGAACAACCTCACCTACAGCCTCGGTGTCACTGCGCCAACCAATGCAGTCATTGATCCTATCAGCGGTTTGTTCACCTGGACTGCAACGCCGAATTACAATGGGACGAATGTAATTCCTGTTATCGTGACGGATGACGGAACTCCGAATCTGAGCGATACCAAGAACCTCATCGTCGTGGTGAACGCGATGAATACTCCTCCTCGTTTGGGCGGACTGCCTGATCAGGCGGTTGAAGTTTCCTCAGGTGGAACCATCTCCTTCACGGCCACCGGCGAAGATGATGATATCCCAACCAACACGCTTACCTTCAGTCTGACCGGCACCGTGCCCAGCGGTGCGAGCATCGATTCGAGCACGGGCGTGTTTACCTATACTCCTTCAGGAGGTGCGAGCACGAACTCGGCAACCATCCGCGTGACGGACAATGGCACTCCGCCACTCTATGACGAGCAAACAGTAGTGCTGATCGTGGCACCTTCCAACGCTGCACCAGTCCTGACGCTCCCGAATGGTGCCATTACGAAGACCATCGCCGACTACGAAAGCTTCACGAACAATACTCCCAATGAGTACGTGATGTTTAATCGTCCGGCGAATTCCAGCACAACCTCATCGTTCCTGGATTCTTCCACAAACTACACCACTGTGACCACCAGCTTCCCGGTGGGTCACTCGAGTTCAAATGTGCTCCAAGCGGGTTGGGGCTTTAACACCACCACCAGCAATCAGTGGCTGCGTTTGGACACTCAGAACACCACCAAACTTGGCAACCCAACCATCGACTTCAATCAGACCTTGAAGTTCGACATCTATACCACCAAGGCCTTGCAGGTTGGCATAGGCGTTCGTGAAACCAGTACTTCGGCCGCCATCGGGGCGGATGGTGGCACCACGGGCACCTTGGAATGGGTGGGCGTTTCCGGCAAAAATGGCAGCGCTCCAATTCCGACTCATACCGTCCCGGCCAACACCTGGACGACACTTACATTCAACCTGCCAACCGAGGCAATCACAGCCGCCTTGGGCAGTGGCGATGGAGTGCTCCAATCCTCCACGGGCAAAGGCGTGCTTGAAGAACTCGCCCTGGTTCCCACCGGTGGCACGGGTGCTTACACGATCTATCTGGATAATTTCCAGGTGGTGACCAGTTCCAATCTGGCCAATGTGTTCACCGTCAACGTGGGCAGCACCCTTGCCTTCACGGCTACCGCCACGGATGCCGATCTTCCAGCTCAAGTCCTTGACTTCGCACTGGATGCGGATTCCCCGGCCGGAGCCAGCATTGATCAGGCTACGGGGGCGTTCACTTGGACTCCAGCCTCCACCGATGTGGGGACCAACGCGATGACCATCTTCGTAACGGATGAACCCACCAATGGTGGTATTCCCAAGTCGGATTCGAAGACCATCACCGTTATCGTGGTGAATGATCCAGCGCCCGCTCAACGCATCGCCCCGGCGCCCGTTCCTACCGGCAGCATGAAGCTGTCCGTCAGTGGTGGGACAGCGCTGACCTGGCCTGCGAGCTCCGGTAAACTCTATCGCGTCCAATACAAGAGCAGTCTTGCGGATGCGACCTGGACCGACATTAAGCCGGACGTTCTCGCCACCGGTTCAACAGCTTCGTTGAATGTGCCGCAAGATGTGCCCCAGCGCTTCTACCGCATCATTCTGCTGAATGAATAATCAACGGGCGGGCAATTATAATTTGCCCGTTCACCTCTGAAAAATTAAACCAGAGCGGGGCTGCTGTTACGGCAGCCCCGCTTTTTTTGCCAATACTTATCTGGAAAAGGAGAGCAGGGGAGGCCCGGTTTCCGCAAGATCCAGGTGTGGGGAGATATCCTAAAAAAATGGTTGAGAGTTGCCTCTCAACCATAAAGAAGACAGGACAAGGTAAAAAATCTACCAGGGAATTTAGCGGGGTGCTCGCTGCTTTTTGTTCGCCCGTCTTTCTGCCTTCAACTGAGCCTCAGCTTCCAACCAGTTCTCAACGTCGCGCCCTGGTTGCATTCCAGTATTGACGTAAATCTCCTGCGCCCGAATCGCGATTTCTTCCCGGGTCAGTTCAGGCATTGCTACTTCTTTGCCATTGTTGGTGGCGGTGGAGGCAATAATGACGGGAGGAACTCCAGTCGCAGTTTTGCTGGTGGCAGAACCTGCAATTTCGGAGCCGCCTGAAACCGCCTGAGTAGTGACTTTCCGCAAACGAGGTTTCATCTCCTCGCGCTCTGCTGCTCCTTCTTTTCTGCCTTTGGTTTTGGGTGCAGCTTCACCGGCTGAGGCAATGTCTTCAGCGCCAGCATTTTCGAAAATCGCTTTTGCCTTGTCGGCATTGCGACTGGAATCGGTGTGGACCGAAATTAAAATGTTTCCGCTGCGGATTTTCCCCTCATAACGCTTGGCTTCATATTCCGGTATGCCCATTCCAATCAGCGCCCCGGTAATTCCTCCCAACGTCGCGCCCACGGCTGCGCCGCTCAGAGCCGCCATGAGCGGTCCGGCTGCTATGAATGGTCCTATGCCTGGAATGGCCAGCGCGCCGATTCCGGCCAGCCAGCCGAGTGCACCGCCCAATGCGCCCCCGGTGCCGGCTCCGGTTACAGCTCCTTCAGGTGCCTTCGTTTGTTGTTGATGTGCAAAATCTCTGCTCCCCTGTTTGTCGGGAAAAAGCACCGAAATGTCATCATGTTGAAAGCCGGCCGTCTTGAGTTGGTTCACAATTTCAACTGCCTGGCTATCGGTTTGAGCAATGCAAAAAATGGATCTTCTGGCCATAAAATTTTTCAATGAGATTGAATGTTTGTTAAGAGCTCCTACAGATGCCCTGTCAACAGCGCTCCTGGGGAACTTTCGTCGCTTATCGATTATGGTAGGAATAATGAACTTGCCTATGGGGTATTCTACTGCCGAATTGGCGGAAAACTCTAAATTTCCCCATGGAATTCAGCCCCAGGACTCAGACCGGACAGGACATCAAATTTACGATTACGAGAAAATTACTTGTCTCCGGTTTTCAAGAGAGCTTATTATCTGTCATTAGACATGAGTCGGCAGAGACCCTTCTGCGGCCATGAACAATAACTTGCTGCAAACTCTTGCAGCCAGGTGTTTAAGCCAATGTAGCTCAGTGGTAGAGCAACGGTTTCGTAAACCGTAGGTCGTCGGTTCAATCCCGACCATTGGCTCCACTCCTCACTAAAGTCCGGCTGGAAGCATTTAATTAATGCCCTTGCTGAGGAACTTGGTGGGCCTGGCTTTTCCGAACTGTCTGAATCAAATAAGGCTCTCTTCTTTTTTTGCACTCATTCCAACGCCCGCAAGCTGCCTTTCCCTGAAACGGTTGGAGAGAACGGAAAGTGATGGGTTCGACTCGACCTTTGTTGATTTACAATCATGGTTCAGGGGCAGTTGGCAGGACACCAGGGTGCCATTCTCCCCGTTCGCACGAATATCCAACGAAGCGCCAATCATGCTCGCGCGCGAATTCATAATGCGTAATCCCATGCGATCGCTGGGACCGGTGGTGACCGGGAAGGGGACCCCATCGTTTCGAATTGTCAAAACCAGCTTGTCTTCGTGGGCGGTGATCGAAATCCAAACATTCTTCGCCCGGCCATGTTTGATGGCGTTGCTCGCTGCTTCCTGCGCAATCTTATAAAGTTGCACCGTGGCATTGGGTTGCAGCGTCGGTAATGGTCCGGAGCTGCTAAAGTGACAGGAAATTTGGAACATCTTTTTCACGTTGCCAGCCAGTTCCTTCAACTCCAAAGCCAGATCGCCCCCTTGTGAATCCAGGGTGCTGAAATTATGGGCGAGATTATGCGTGTGGTTGATGACCTCGTTGATTAATTCCTGAATTTTCCGCGTATCCGCCACTTTGGGAAGTTCCTTGTTCGAGGCCTTGGTTTCCAAAGCCTTAAGCATGAATGAAATGCCCATTAACTTCTGGCTCAGATCATCATGCAGGTCGAAACCAATACGCCGTCTTTCCTTTTCGGCGATTTCCAGAAGTTCCTTTTCCAGGCGGGTCCGCTCATGAATTTGACACTGTAGTTCAGCATTGGCCACCGTCAGGTCGATCGTGCGTTCGTGAACCCTGCGTTCAAGTTCCTCGCGGGCCTGTGAGATTTCCCGATTCCGGGCGCGTAACTGCTCGTCAATGCACCTCAGGTCATGCACCATCCGGGAAAGTTCCTGCGCGTTTCTTTCGAGCTTATGTTCCGCTTCCTTGCGTTTCGTGATATCTTCAGCGATCCCGGCAACGCGATACAACTGGCCTTGCTCATTCAACACGGGAAAGCTTCGATATTGAATCCAGCGAATATTGCCATTGCCATCAATAATCCGAAACTCTCCATTGAATTCGCCTCGTTCCATCTGGGGAACATCTTCCAGAATCTGCTTCTGATCGTCGGGATGCACGGCGACGAGCCAGGCGCGACTATCCTCCTTGAGCCTTTCCCTGGAGCGACCCCATATGTGTTCATAAGCCGGGCTGGTATATAAGGTTCGGCTTGGCCCCTCTTTGCCGGACTGATCAAACATGAAGAAAACGACGTCAATATTCTCGGTGAGTTGACGGAAGCGCTCCTCGCTTTCCCTGAGCGCGCGGTCTGATTCCCGGCGGGCCTTGCGGACGGCGGCTTCCCTCAATTCACGCTCAACCGCCGGCACCAGGCGCGCCATCTTGTCCTTCATGATATAATCATGCGCTCCGGACTTCATGGCGAGCACGGCAATGTCTTCTCCAATGTGCCCTGAGAGAATGATAAAGGGAATGTCCAGGCCCCGCTTCGTAAAAAGCTTTAGTGCGTCCAAACCGGTGAAACCAGGCATGACATAATCTGAAATGACAATGTCCCATTCCTCCCGTTCCAAAGCGGATTCCATCTCCTTCGGATTGTCCACCCGGAAAGCATACGGTTGGTAGCCGCCTCTTTTAAGCTCCCAAAGCATCAACTGCGCATCGTTGTCAGAATCTTCAACGACCAATACACGTAGAGGTTGGCTCATAATCTCATAGGAGGTTGGGCTATAAAGCTATGGCGCGACGATGGTTCAAAACGATTAAAATGGGAATGGGGTAAGAACCCCAAACTAATTTCCACTACACCCCAAACTAATTTTTGCTAACCTATGCTGGTTTTTAACCATCAATTCTATAACTGCCTGTAGTTCAAATAGAAACGTTGATTCGTTCCCAGTTCTGCTGCTTGCGTGGACTTCGGTTCAGCCGTGGGGTATTTTCAATGTGTTGGCATGATCTCTCCCGCTCAAAATATTAAACCAGTCGAACTCAAGGCTTCCCTTAACCAGGTGAAGCAATATGTGGGCGAAGTGGTTTACTTGTACGCGTTCGATGTTGCTTATGACATGTCGCGCCAACCGATCCGGGAATTGTTGGGCCAACCGGTGGCACAATTTGTGGTGGATTCAAGCAAGCGCAGCCCTCGTCATTTGTTTTTTTACAAACCACAAATGGTTCGCCTCCCTCCGTTGGAACGACTCGGACCACATGGCGCCGTGCGTATGGAGCGGGTGGTGAAGATTCTGCCGGTGGGTGCCATTAGCATTCTTGTTCGCGTTCCCTTTTCCGTGTCGCGTGTGGAAGATTTGGTGGATTACCACGATCTCGAATTTAGAAATGGTGTGTTGCAGGAAGAAGTGCGCCACTTGGCCGAGGAGATTCGTCGTGAATTAAAACCTTATCTGATCCGGCCCGTGGCCCAACTCGCGCCGGAAGAGGCATACACCGTTTTTTGCATCAAATCCCCGCTGCTTACAATTGATGGCGCCTCACTGAGTGCCGAGGATTGGCTTCGCTCCCAACGTCGCGAAGTGGCTTCCTTGCTGACCCAGGAGCCGGACATCGAGCACCTCTCCAAACAGGAAGCGGAAGAATCCACGCAGCGCTATCTCAGCTACTATGAGCATGATCTTGTGGTGGTTGATTGGGATGCCGCCCTCATTGTTGACGAATCGGAAAACTTTGATGAAACGCTTTATGTAATGGAGTTGGCGAATCTGCAGTTGGCTGAGTTGGAAGCCTACGATCGCATGCTGGATGAAGCTCTGGAGCGCTCTTATCGTGATTTGAGCGAGCATCGCGCCCGCACCCGGGCGGACATTTTACGCGAACTCCGCGACATACGAATCGACCTCGCCCGATTCAATGACGAACTCTCGAACATCACCAAATTCTTTGGTGACTGGCATCTGGCGCGCGTTTACGAAAACATTTCCGCCCGTTTCCATCTCGGCGATTGGCACCGCTCCATTGATGGCAAGCTGAAGACGCTCGACGATCTCTACCAATTGCTAAAGCATGACCAGAACAATCGCTGGATGTTGATTTTGGAATCCACCATCGTGCTGCTTTTCGTAATTGATCTCGTCATCTTATTTCTAGGACTGAAGCGTTAATGCTGGTACAAAGTGGTGTGGTTCAACGATGCGCTGCATCGCAACCGGAAGTTGCTTAACATCTGTAAGGGTTCCATTCAGTGGCTAAACCAAAAGACATCGAATTAAATAACGGCAAAACTCTCATTCCGATTCTCTATGAGGATCGATCGGTCCTGGCCGTGGACAAGCCTGCCGGTTGGATGCTGGCTCCGGACTCATGGGATAAAACGGGTCGCAATCTCCAACTTGCTTTGCAGTCCTCCCTGAATGCCGGGGATTTCTGGGCTCATTCCCGAAATATCAAATTCCTGCGCTATGTTCACCGGTTGGATGCGGAAACGACCGGGGTGCTGTTGCTCTGCAAAAGTCTCGGGGCCTTGCGGGCTTATGGTGAATTATTCGAGACGCGGAGCGTGGAAAAGTTTTATCTGGCAGTGGTTCAAGGGATACCAAAGCAATCCGAGTGGACCTGCAAACTCCCATTGATTGCCGACCCGGTCGTGAAGGGAAAGATGCAGGTTGTCACTCCCGGTAAGCCGCTCCCCAAATCCGATCCGCGCGGCCCTCAAGCTGAACTCAAGGACGCTGAAACTCACTTCCGCGTCATCCAAACCCTGCAGGATAAAGCGCTGGTTGAGGCTCAACCCATGACGGGTCGCACCCACCAGATTCGGGTTCATCTTGCGGCCTCCGGCCATCCCATCGTCGGCGATCCACTTTACGGGAATGCTCCCGCAGCTGCTTCGAAGGGAGCCCAAATTATTGCGCTCCGGGCGATAAAGCTCATTTATTGGGATCCTTTCCAAAAGCGTCAAATTCGCATTGCAGCGCCCACGGATGAGTTTCTCAAGATGTATGGCTTCGAGTCCAAGCCTGTGAGCACTCCAACTCCTCAACCCGAACTTTTGCCAAAAAAAGTGGGAACAAGGAAACCTTCTCATACCTCATAATGGTGCAGTGCATTTTAACTTATGACCCGGCACGGTTCTTTCTGGAATAACCCCGGAGTAACTCTGGAGTTGGCAGACATTGAACAATTGTCATTTTCCGTACAGTTTCTATTGCGGATTCGCCATCCTCTGCATAAGGTGCCAGTATGAAGCTTTCCGCTAAGAGTGATTATGCTGCACGTGCTGTAATCGGGTTGGCCCGTCATTATCAAACTGGTGAATCCCTGAGGGTGGAAGATTTGGCGGAGGGGCAGGGAATTCCACCCAATTATCTGGTTCAAATTTTAATCGAGCTTAAGTCTCAACAAATCGTCAAGAGCCTTCGCGGCAAGGAAGGTGGCTATTTGCTCGCCCGCCCACCTGCCGAAATCTCCATGGCCGACGTTCTCCGTTGCGTCCATGGCCAGGTGTTTGATTCCCCGGCACTGAGTGATCCTCTATGTCCCCCGGAATTGCGCGCGGCCTGGCAAAAACTTCAGAAGGCTGTCGATGCAGCTGCCGAGTCGATCAATTTCCAGCAGTTGCTGGATCAGAGTGTCGACAAAGGCAAGATGTACTACATCTGATCTCGGATTGGTTTTGCTCTCTTATTTGAGCAATTGTTTGACCTTGGCCGCGTCGCTGGTTGGAGCCTGACAGGCCTTGGCGGTGCAAATATAAACAGTCGCTCCCTGTTTCGCCGGTAAAGTCCTGGCAAACTCCTCGACGGGTCCCACGTTCCCCAGAACCACCTTGGCCGGTTGATACACGGAATGGGCTGCACGCAATAGCTTTTGAGCTTCGGGCTCGGCCCGATTACCTGCAATCACGACTCGTTTGGGTTCCTGCAGTGAAAAATCCACGGCCATCAACATATAGGGAACTGCTTGCGGAAACCGTTGCAGTCGATCCGCAAATAATCGCATCGTTCCTTCTGCCGCTTTCCGATAATCGGCACGGTCAGTGATCGCCGCCAGCTTCAAAAGAGTCAGCGTGGCAACGGAATTTCCAGAAGGTTCTGCGCCATCGTAATCTTCCTTGATGCGAAGAATAAGGTCCGGCGCGCCTGCACTCTGCCAAAAACCTCCTTCTGCTGGATCGTAGAATTTCGCGATCATCGCATCCGCCAGGGAAATCGCAAATTCCAGATGCCTGGGATCGAGAGTTGCTTCGTAAAGATCCACGACTCCGTTCAAAAGAAAGGCGTAGGTCTCATGGAGTTGCGCGGTATCCCGCTCACCATCGCGCCAACGATGATAGAGAGTTTTGGTTTTGGCATCCCAAAGTTTGCTCTGTAAAAAAGACAGATTGTGTTCCGCTGCGGTGAGATACTCTTTATCTCCCAGGACCGCATAAGCGCGAGCAATGGCGCTGAGCATCAGTCCGTTCCAGGAGGCTAGAATCTTATCATCCAAATGTGGTCTTACCCGCTTGCTGCGGGCGGCAAACATTTTCTGCTTCGCTGACTGAAGCAAAGGCTCGTCCGCCCTGGGCAGGTTGGAATCGACGATGCTCAGAACATTCTGGTTCGGCAGCGGCTCAGGATCGCTGTGGTCTACAAAGTTTCCTCCCTCGGTAATCCCAAAATATTTCACCGCCACATTGAATTCCTCCGGGGTCAGCAATTTGGCCAATTCCACTCGTGTCCAGCAATAGAACTTGCCTTCCTTGCCTTCGCTGTCGGCATCTTCCGCGGAGTAAAATCCGCCTTCCGCATGGGTCATGTCCCTTAGAACATAACCAATCACATCCCGCGCGGTATCAGCGTAACGGGTTTCACCACTCACCAGATAGGCGTCCAGATACAGGTTCACCAACTGGGCATTGTCATACAACATTTTCTCAAAGTGCGGCACCAACCACTTGGCATCGACCGCATAGCGCGCAAATCCGCCGCCAATCTGATCATGAATGCCTCCACGCGCCATGTGGTCACAGGTGTTGAGCACCATGGCAATCGCTTCCTGATCATTGGAATGCACGCCGTATCGCAGCAGGAAGGCTGGCTGGCTCGGTTGAGGGAATTTCGGCGCATCGCCAAAGCCTCCATTTCGCGAATCGTACATCTCCTTGAGCTGACCTGCGGCCTTGTTCAGAACGGCTTGCGTTAAAGCCAGGCCATTGGTCGTCTCCTTCGCCGTCATCTGTGCCAGTTGCTCGTGCAGTTGCACGGCAGAATTGGTCACGTCGCCATGTCGCGTCTCCCACAACTGGTTAATGTGCTTCAATAAATCCAGAAAACTCGGGCGCCCATATTTGCTCTCGGGGGGGAAATACGTGCCGCCGTAAAACGGCTTCAGGTCAGGGGTCAAAAAGCAGTTCAACGGCCAGCCCCCCTGTCCGGAAGTGGATTGCACGAAGGTCATGTAGATTTTATCCACGTCCGGCCTTTCCTCCCGGTCCACCTTGATGCTGACGAAATGTTCGTTTAGATACTTCCCGATTTCCTCCTTTTCAAAAGACTCCCGTTCCATCACATGGCACCAATGGCAGGTGGAGTAGCCGATGCTGAGGAAGATGGGTTTGTTCTCTTTGCGCGCCTTGGCAAAGGCCTCTTCCCCCCAGCCATACCAGTCCACTGGATTATACTGGTGCTGCAACAGGTAGGGCGACTTCTCGCGAGCGAGGCGGTTGGTGTGAGTATGGACTGCGGATTTGGTTGTCACAATAATCTGAGGCTGAACGTTCTTTAAATCATTGCCACACGCAGCCATTCCTTGCAAAAGAACCAGCGAGCAGCCAATGGCGGCGAATTGTTTAAAAGCCACTTCCAAACCATAATCCCTTCATACGCGCAGGGCAAAGCAAACATCCTTCGAATTTTTTCCATGGTCACCACCCTCGGCCATGTTATAGCTTTGCTCCATGTTGTCTGAGAGACCATGGAAAGTAGATGCCGTTCTCCGGCTGGTGTTCGGCATCTTTACATGCGTCTGTACGATCTTGTTTATCTCAACCCTGTTGCAACAAGTCGTATTGCATCGCAAGTTTGAGGAAAATTCCCTGCCCTATTTTCTTGTGGGCACTTTGAGTTTACAAGGCTCAATCCTCGTGGGAATCGCTTACTTTATTCGCTGGCAAGGGATATCATGGACCGAGGCTTTTGGATTTTTTAGACAGGGTTTGCCCAGGGTGATAGCTTGGGGATTGGCCGTGGGGCTGCTGTTTCTTCCCATCGGCTATTTATTGCAACTGGTCTCAGTAAACCTTCTGCAATTGGTTCACTACAAATCTGCCTCTCAGGAGGCAGTTCTCAGTTTGCAAAAGGCTAACTCCATGGGCGCGCGTGTTTATCTGGCTTTTTTCGCGACCATAATGGCTCCGGTCGCGGAAGAATGTCTGTTTCGCGGCATTCTTTATCCTACAATTAAAAAATATGGCGGCACGTCCATCGCTTTATGGTCAACCTCTCTGGCCTTTGCGGCCATCCACGCCAATCTGCCCATTTTCATCCCCTTGACGGTTTTTGCCATGGTCCTGACCTGGCTTTATGAAAAAACGGACAATCTTCTGGCATGCATTATCGCGCACGGCTTGTTCAATACGATCGGTGTTATCGCGATTTTAAATCAACCTGCTTGATTTGGCGTTGCCACAACAGATAGTTAGTTTTCGACATGAACGAATTTGAGCTGATTGGAAAGTTGACCCGCTCGCTTCCAGCTAATAAATCGCTGGTTACCGGTGCGGGAGATGATTGTGCTGTTTTGGATCTGGGAATTCCCGACCGCCTGGTCTTGTTCAAAACCGACGCCGTGGTGGAAGGTTTTCATTTTACCAGCGAAACACCTCCTGAAAAAGTCGGACGCAAGGCGCTGGGCCGTTGTATTAGTGACATCGCTGCCATGGCCGGTACGCCTAATTCCGCCCTCATTACTCTCGCCTTGCCTCGGCATTATGATTTGGATTATGTCGAAGGTATCTATGCCGGCCTGGGCGAACTCGCGCGTAAATTTGACGTTTCCATCGCGGGCGGGGAAACCACCACCAATCCCGAGCGGATATTGATCTCCATTTCCCTGCTGGGCACGGTGGAACGGGAAAAATGTATCTTCCGTTCTGGAGCCTTGGCCGGAGATGCCATTTTCGTCACCGGCGAATTGGGTGGTTCGATCAGCGGCAAGCACCTGGATTTTGAACCGCGTCTGACGGAAGCTCACTGGCTGCGAGACCATTTTGCCATTCATTCCATGATTGATCTGAGTGATGGTCTCGCGGGCG encodes the following:
- a CDS encoding putative Ig domain-containing protein translates to MKTHHKHVSYSQTRNPAWLKLLVPMFIGASCANMVTASTDYGPAVWRQAYSGHWSTSGYGHKFVVIHDMEGYYASTISYFQRSSTQASVHYCVNGKQDSSTDYPAGEVTQMVREAYYAWHVLCWNHYCAGTEHEGFASNPAWYTDAMYNSSGLLQRHLCDHYGIAKDRNHIVGHNAWQSSAWRTYASANFGIDPNCNSHTDPGPYWNWTKLMNVVLGTSSVPSAPSTLAATTVSASQIKLTWKDNSSVETGFKIEDATASGGPFTQIATVGANVVTYTAGSLGSGNTYYFRVRAYNASGNSGYSSVANATTKDTIPGAPSALVATEVSSSQINLTWTQGAGNEDGFKIFRSTDNINFTQVGTVGINVVSYSDTGLLGNTQYYYKVCSYNTAGNSTFSNVGNDITAPLAPSALTAVRGATYDKINLNWTDNSSSQAGFKVERGTAAAGPFTQIGTNAAGVSTYTDTGLTALTTYYYRVRSYNANGNSGYTSVASVQTPDAPPVLAAIGDKTIAVSNALTFTATATDPNQSVVTTTWQTFESFTNNTPNENVMFNRPSNSSTTSAFQDTSTNYTTVTSTFPTGHTGTRVMKVGWGFKTGQTNPWVRLNTFNPPFVMNPTIDGAQIIKFDIYSTKALKVGVGFRETGTAAAYGANGGTTGTIDWAGVTNVVSGAPLASHQIAASNWTTLSLNIPFEPQAAFTGDGKVSEAKGVLEHLILGAVANASGAYTVYLDNFAVVAQNTLTYSLSNAPSGATIDGKTGKFAWTPTSGQLGTFPITVIVTDQFGVADSEMIKVTVTGTGNNPPVLAAIGSKTVNEGTALTFTASATDVDVGQTLTFSLDAGAPAGASINSASGAFTWTPTEAQGPSTNTITVRVTDNGSPALSDFETITVTVKEVNTAPTLAVISDQTINEGSTLSLTASGSDSDVPANTLTYSLDPGAPTGMTINSSSGAITWTPTEAQGPNVYPITVRVTDNGSPSLFATQNFNVTVNEVNTAPVLSLGTSGTMVTLIDDFETEDPGADSGTVMFRVANYSGSTSAFVDPAVTPMTEVSTNYPDFDVNTSLQTLHVQWAFKTGTTNPWVRLTTYTTSGYTNTYSDPNPTIDFSQRVRFKVWTDKDLRVGLGVRETGTGVPVGDNGGITGALEWVGVTNNIGGQPQPTRTVTASNWTTLEFNMPAEPVTAFPGSGNGVLASGKGVLEHLVLVPAGGMGTYNLYLDDFQVVNISTNLMLNTLDTITVQNSATDSDVPANNLTYSLGVTAPTNAVIDPISGLFTWTATPNYNGTNVIPVIVTDDGTPNLSDTKNLIVVVNAMNTPPRLGGLPDQAVEVSSGGTISFTATGEDDDIPTNTLTFSLTGTVPSGASIDSSTGVFTYTPSGGASTNSATIRVTDNGTPPLYDEQTVVLIVAPSNAAPVLTLPNGAITKTIADYESFTNNTPNEYVMFNRPANSSTTSSFLDSSTNYTTVTTSFPVGHSSSNVLQAGWGFNTTTSNQWLRLDTQNTTKLGNPTIDFNQTLKFDIYTTKALQVGIGVRETSTSAAIGADGGTTGTLEWVGVSGKNGSAPIPTHTVPANTWTTLTFNLPTEAITAALGSGDGVLQSSTGKGVLEELALVPTGGTGAYTIYLDNFQVVTSSNLANVFTVNVGSTLAFTATATDADLPAQVLDFALDADSPAGASIDQATGAFTWTPASTDVGTNAMTIFVTDEPTNGGIPKSDSKTITVIVVNDPAPAQRIAPAPVPTGSMKLSVSGGTALTWPASSGKLYRVQYKSSLADATWTDIKPDVLATGSTASLNVPQDVPQRFYRIILLNE
- a CDS encoding DUF2934 domain-containing protein yields the protein MARRSIFCIAQTDSQAVEIVNQLKTAGFQHDDISVLFPDKQGSRDFAHQQQTKAPEGAVTGAGTGGALGGALGWLAGIGALAIPGIGPFIAAGPLMAALSGAAVGATLGGITGALIGMGIPEYEAKRYEGKIRSGNILISVHTDSSRNADKAKAIFENAGAEDIASAGEAAPKTKGRKEGAAEREEMKPRLRKVTTQAVSGGSEIAGSATSKTATGVPPVIIASTATNNGKEVAMPELTREEIAIRAQEIYVNTGMQPGRDVENWLEAEAQLKAERRANKKQRAPR
- a CDS encoding hybrid sensor histidine kinase/response regulator, coding for MSQPLRVLVVEDSDNDAQLMLWELKRGGYQPYAFRVDNPKEMESALEREEWDIVISDYVMPGFTGLDALKLFTKRGLDIPFIILSGHIGEDIAVLAMKSGAHDYIMKDKMARLVPAVERELREAAVRKARRESDRALRESEERFRQLTENIDVVFFMFDQSGKEGPSRTLYTSPAYEHIWGRSRERLKEDSRAWLVAVHPDDQKQILEDVPQMERGEFNGEFRIIDGNGNIRWIQYRSFPVLNEQGQLYRVAGIAEDITKRKEAEHKLERNAQELSRMVHDLRCIDEQLRARNREISQAREELERRVHERTIDLTVANAELQCQIHERTRLEKELLEIAEKERRRIGFDLHDDLSQKLMGISFMLKALETKASNKELPKVADTRKIQELINEVINHTHNLAHNFSTLDSQGGDLALELKELAGNVKKMFQISCHFSSSGPLPTLQPNATVQLYKIAQEAASNAIKHGRAKNVWISITAHEDKLVLTIRNDGVPFPVTTGPSDRMGLRIMNSRASMIGASLDIRANGENGTLVSCQLPLNHDCKSTKVESNPSLSVLSNRFRERQLAGVGMSAKKEESLI
- a CDS encoding RluA family pseudouridine synthase — translated: MAKPKDIELNNGKTLIPILYEDRSVLAVDKPAGWMLAPDSWDKTGRNLQLALQSSLNAGDFWAHSRNIKFLRYVHRLDAETTGVLLLCKSLGALRAYGELFETRSVEKFYLAVVQGIPKQSEWTCKLPLIADPVVKGKMQVVTPGKPLPKSDPRGPQAELKDAETHFRVIQTLQDKALVEAQPMTGRTHQIRVHLAASGHPIVGDPLYGNAPAAASKGAQIIALRAIKLIYWDPFQKRQIRIAAPTDEFLKMYGFESKPVSTPTPQPELLPKKVGTRKPSHTS
- a CDS encoding RrF2 family transcriptional regulator, which produces MKLSAKSDYAARAVIGLARHYQTGESLRVEDLAEGQGIPPNYLVQILIELKSQQIVKSLRGKEGGYLLARPPAEISMADVLRCVHGQVFDSPALSDPLCPPELRAAWQKLQKAVDAAAESINFQQLLDQSVDKGKMYYI